DNA from Desulfuromonas sp. AOP6:
ACAGAGTGCCTGCACGACTTCGGGTGTCCGCTCGGCCAGTTGGCCAAGGCGCTTGTAGTCGTATCCCGTGCTCCACATCTCCGGCAGTACCGCCAGCTGCACGCCCTGTGAAGCCAGTTTTTTCAAGGCTGAAAGAGCTTGGGACAGATTGGTATCAATGTCGCCGAGAGCAATGTTGAACTGGGCGACTCCGGCCATAACCTTATGGGTCTGTGACATCATGGGTGAATCCTGTCTGCTAAGGGCTAAACCGAGGCATCACAAAGGTTTTGTGATAATGAATCGGGGCGAAGTATAGCCTATCGGGTGGTTGTTCGGCAAGTGTCCAGGTCCTTCAAACATCTTTTGAAATCAAAAAATCCCACTGGAACCAACCTGAAAAGCAGTTCAGGTTTCCCCAGGATGAACAGACAATTGGCAGGCTGAATTTCGTGTTGAACGAACCATAGCTCCAATGAAAAAAGAAAGAGGTGGTGAAAAAAATGTTGCGAAGCCCACTGAGTTTCTGCTAAAAACCCCCATAAAACATCGTTTGTTTTTATCGAGATGACCGAAACATAAATGTAAACGACAGCCCGTTCCTAGTTTTCTTGACCCCCGCCGGGAAGCATGTTAAGCATTTAATCGCGTCCGGATAAAAAAGAAGATTTTATGGAGCAGTCCTTTCTCTTTGCAAGGGCGATTCCTGTGCATTTTTAACGTCCACCTTTTTCGCTGGATGATTTGCCATGGCCAAAGTTGCCACTTTTTTTATCATGCTCGCTTTCTGGGCCCTTCTCTCGGGAATGTTTGACGCTTTTCACTTCACGCTCGGGGTGATCTGCTGTCTGCTGGTGGCTCAGTTCAGTCACAGGCTGCTCTTCCCGGACGGGATAGGGGGCCGCTGGATACGGGATATTTTCGGCATGTTCCTGTATCTGCCCTGGCTCTTCTGGCAAGTCATCATCGCCAATTTTCAAGTGGCCTACATTGTCCTTCATCCCCGCATGATGGATCTCATCGACCCCCAGCTTATTCGCTTCAACACCCAGCTCAAGCGCCCCTTCGCCAAAGTGACCTTTGCCCAGTCTATCACCCTGACACCGGGGACCATTACGGTGAGTGTTCACGAGGACGAATTCACCGTTTATGCCCTGACCCGTAGTGGGGCTGAATCCCTGCCGGGGGAAATGGAGCAGCGCGTGGCCAAAGCTCTGGAGGATAAAGCATGATCACCCACATTGTCATGGCGGGCGCCATTTTTATTATCCTGTTGATGGCCTTGTGCCTGATTCGGGTCGTCGGTGGTCCAACGGTGCTCGATCGTATCCTTGGGGGCAGTGTCATCGGGACCAAGACGACCGTTCTGCTGCTGCTGATCGGCATGATGTACGGTAATGTCGGCATGTTCGTCGATATCGCCCTCGCTTATGCCCTGCTGAACTTTATTGCCACCCTGGGGGCGACCAAGTACTTTTTGCGGCGCAAAAGTGTGCATCTTGAAGGCGAGTCCTGATCTGGAAAGGAAAGAATAGACCGATGAGCATCGTTTCTGCATTTCTCATTCTGGGGGGCCTCTTCTTTTTTGGGGTGGGAGTCGTCGGTATTTTGCGGCTCCCCGATTTCTACACCCGGCTGCATGGGGCCAGCAAGTGCGATACCCTGGGCGCTTTTCTGATTTTGTCCGGGCTGGCTCTCCATGTTCTCGCCGTCTTTGATCTGGCCCATGTGCTGGTCAGCCTGAAAATTATGGCCATCGCTATCTTTCTTTCCATTGCCAATCCGACAGCGACCCATGCCATCACCGAGGGCGCTCTTCTTGCCGGGGTCGAACCCTGGCGCAAGGGAAAGGGGGCAAAATGATCTGGCAAGTCGATCTGCTGATCCTGGTTCTCGTCGTTATCTGTGCCCTGGCGACCATAACGACCAAGGATCTTCTCGGTGCTTCGGTTATCTTTGGCGTCTACAGTTTCATGATGTGCCTGCTGTGGGCCGAAATGGGCGCGGTCGATGTGGCCTTTACCGAAGCGACCGTCGGTGCCGGCGTCAGTACGATTCTGTTTATTGCCGCCATTTTAAGGACGACTCGAAGGAGTAAAGATTGAAAACCGTCGCTTTGCTCGCAACGCTGTTGACCGGGGCCCTGCTGTTGTACGGCACCAAGGATTTCGCCCCCTGGGCTGATCCGCAATCGCCGGCCAGCACCCACCTGTCAGCCTATTACATTGAGAATGCCGTCAAGGAAACTCATGTCCCCAATCTGGTGACCGCCGTTCTCGGCGATTACCGGGGCTACGACACCATGTTCGAAACGGTTGTTATCTACTGTGCCGGATTGGCGGTCGTCAGCGTGCTCAGGAGACGAAAATCATGAAGACGCTGCAGCAGCGCTATGAGGGGCGGGGTTTGGGGCACGATCTGATCATTCAGACCTCGGTGCGCCTGATGGTTCCCTTTATTCAGCTGTTTGGCCTTTACGTCATCGTTCACGGCCATTACAGCCCCGGTGGCGGTTTTCAGGGCGGCGTTCTGCTGGGAGCCTCCTTTATCCTGCTGGCGCTGGCTTTTGATATCAAGATGTCCATGCGGCATTTTTCGGAAAGAATCAACCTGGTTCTCGGCAATACCGGTGCCCTGCTTTTTGTGGGCACGGGCGTGCTCTGTGCGCTGGTCGGTGGCCTCTTTCTGGATTACAGCGCCCTGACGGCCCTGTTCCCCATGGACGCTATCGAGTGGCGTTCTTTCGGAATTTTCATTGTCGAGGTCGGCGTCGGGCTGGCTGTCGCGAGCATCATGCTGTCGCTCTATTGGGATCTCAGTTCCAACGGCGACCTGGAAGAGGGGCTCTAGCATGGAAGCGTTTATGGCAGAGGTGGTGGCCAAGTACAACTACTGGCTCTATGTGGTGCTGATGATGATCGGTTTCTATGCCATGATCGGCAAGCGCAACCTGGTCAAGAAACTGCTCGGCATGAATATCTTCCAGACGGCGATCATCCTGTTCTTCGTCTC
Protein-coding regions in this window:
- a CDS encoding Na+/H+ antiporter subunit E produces the protein MAKVATFFIMLAFWALLSGMFDAFHFTLGVICCLLVAQFSHRLLFPDGIGGRWIRDIFGMFLYLPWLFWQVIIANFQVAYIVLHPRMMDLIDPQLIRFNTQLKRPFAKVTFAQSITLTPGTITVSVHEDEFTVYALTRSGAESLPGEMEQRVAKALEDKA
- a CDS encoding monovalent cation/H+ antiporter complex subunit F; translation: MITHIVMAGAIFIILLMALCLIRVVGGPTVLDRILGGSVIGTKTTVLLLLIGMMYGNVGMFVDIALAYALLNFIATLGATKYFLRRKSVHLEGES
- the mnhG gene encoding monovalent cation/H(+) antiporter subunit G — its product is MSIVSAFLILGGLFFFGVGVVGILRLPDFYTRLHGASKCDTLGAFLILSGLALHVLAVFDLAHVLVSLKIMAIAIFLSIANPTATHAITEGALLAGVEPWRKGKGAK
- a CDS encoding hydrogenase subunit MbhD domain-containing protein — translated: MIWQVDLLILVLVVICALATITTKDLLGASVIFGVYSFMMCLLWAEMGAVDVAFTEATVGAGVSTILFIAAILRTTRRSKD
- the mbhE gene encoding hydrogen gas-evolving membrane-bound hydrogenase subunit E; translated protein: MKTVALLATLLTGALLLYGTKDFAPWADPQSPASTHLSAYYIENAVKETHVPNLVTAVLGDYRGYDTMFETVVIYCAGLAVVSVLRRRKS
- a CDS encoding Na(+)/H(+) antiporter subunit B, giving the protein MKTLQQRYEGRGLGHDLIIQTSVRLMVPFIQLFGLYVIVHGHYSPGGGFQGGVLLGASFILLALAFDIKMSMRHFSERINLVLGNTGALLFVGTGVLCALVGGLFLDYSALTALFPMDAIEWRSFGIFIVEVGVGLAVASIMLSLYWDLSSNGDLEEGL